ATCGCGTCAGAGATCCACCAGTAGCCAGCACCGGAGGCGTAAGGGGAAACACCTTCGAGGAACTTGAAGGACATATCACCAATGAAAGGCTTGGTCGCACCGTCACCGCCACCGAAGGAGAGGCTGTAACCACAGGCCCACCAGAGGATGGTGACCAGACCGGCAATGCCCATGCACTGAGCGATGACGGAAAGGACGTTCTTCTTGCGAACAAGGCCGCCGTAAAAGAGAGCTAGACCTGGGAGGGTCATGAAGATCACCAGTGCAGTGCTGGTCATCTGCCAAGCATTGTGACCTGGGCCAGGGCCAGCGATGTTGGAGGTCCAAGTGGCATCCCCATCTTTTCCTGGCTGCACGTTCTGAACGTACTTCTCCAAATCAAAGATACGCTGTTCAACGGTAGGTCCGGCCGGGGCCGCAGGAGCTTCAGCGGCTGGAGCAGCCGCAGGAGCCGCCGTCTCTTGGGCACTGAGAGTCCCTAAAGACAGAAAGGATGTGGCGACTAAACCGCACGCAAGCGTGCGCCAACGATGGAGGGCTGCAATCATGGATGAATGGTTGTGGATAGGCGTGAGATAGTGACCAGATTGGTTGGTTCAGTTACCCCACGGAAAGCAATGAAGCATTCACCATGCCAAGTCTGATTTTAAAATTTATTTACCCATTCAATCTCCATCTCTTGGAGATGGATCACACATCACCTTGATCAGGGTCCCGTGACGCATAATCTCAGATAAAATGATGAGTTATATCATGGTTGACATCGAGTCTGACGGCCCCATTCCTGGAGATTACTCCATGATCTGCTTTGGCGCTGTTTTGGTCGAGCCCGGTTTGGAACGAACCTTTTATGGTCAGCTCCGTCCGATCTCAGACAAATTCATTCCTGAAGCACTCGCGGTTAGTGGTTTCAGTCGAGAGCAGACTCTGACCTTTCCAGAGCCCACGGAAGTGATGAATGCATTTGCCGACTGGATCTACCATCTCGACATAGATCGTCCTCATTTCATCTCCGATAATAACGGATTCGATTGGCAGTTTGTGAACTCGTATTTCCATCACTTCACAGGCCGAAATCCGTTCGGTTTTTCTTCGACCAATCTTGGCAGCCTTTATAAAGGAATGGTCAAAGACACCTTTCAGACATTCAAGCACTTGCGCAAAACACGCCACACTCATCATCCCGTAGATGATGCCAAGGGCAATGCCGAAGCACTACTGACCATGAAACAGCAAATGGACCTCAAGATTCGTCTCTAGGGGGCTGAACGCCTAACAATCTTTGCAAAATTCAGATATCTCACTTAAATATTGAGGAGATGATTTAGAGGGATAAGAACTTGCTCCTTTCACTCAGGCAGGTGCCCCATTTCGCCCTTCTGAAATTCCTCAAAGGCATTCTGAATTTCGGCGCTGCTATTCATCACAAAGGGACCATGCCCAACGACAGGCTCGTTGAGCGGCTCGCCATCAAGAATGAGCAAATGAGCCTCTGACCGCGCATGAACGGTGATGTGCTCTCCCTGCCGCTGAAAGGTCACCAAATCCCCTTCCCTGGCCTGCCCCTCATCATTCACCAGCACCTCGCCTGCGAGCAAGATAAAGGCGCTCGTGTGCCCAGATGGCAGGGGTAAGATCACCGTTTTACCAGCTTGAAGCCGAATATCCCAGAGATTGACAGGTGAAAAAGTCTGGGCTGCTCCTGTGGTTTCCTGGTATTGGCCCGCGATGACACGGAGGCTGCCAGCCTGATCTGGCAAGATGATTTCAGGAATGTCTTTTTGAAGCAATGTTTGGTAGCGGGCAGGATTGCTTTTATCTTTCGCCCGTAGATTCACCCACAGTTGCACCATTTGCAACGTTCCACCTTGGCGAGTGAATGCCTCCGAATGAAATTCCTCATGAATGATACCTTTTCCGGCCGTCATCCATTGCACATCCCCAGGACCAATTTTACCCCCACCACCGCTGGAGTCTCGATGCTCAAGCTCCCCTTGGTAAGCGATAGTGACGGTCTCAAATCCTTTGTGCGGGTGCGCCCCCACCCCGCGCTTTTCTCGACCTGGTAAAAACTTGGTCGGAGCGGCATAGTCCATAAGCAAAAAGGGGCTGAGTTCGCGCCCAAGCCCATTGTAATCAAAGACAGAGCGGACTGGAAAGCCATTGCCCACCCAATGCATGGCAGAACTGTGATGGATGCGTTGAATCGGTTTCATGATGGTAAATCGTAGATATAAATGGACCTGGGTTCACCAAGCCCTTGATTGGATTTAAAATTCAATCCTTTTGTTGAAGCAGGTCTTGAAGATGCAGCGCCTTCGTAAACATGGCCAAGCTGCCATCTGCATTGCGCGGCCATTCCCGCTCTGGCCGATCCCAATATAGCTCCACGCCATTGTGATCCGGGTCATGCAGGTAGAGAGCTTCGCTGACGCCATGGTCTGCCGCACCGTCCAGCGAGATCCCCGCCTGCTGCAGGTGCCGCAGTGCATCCGCCAAAGCGGCGCGAGTGGGGTAAAGAATCGCCGTGTGATACAAGCCCGTGGTTCCTAGAGGCGGTGGTGATCCGCCTCGGCTCTCCCAGGTATTCAGGCCGATGTGGTGATGATAACCACCTGCAGAAATAAAAGCCGCCTCTTTGCCATATCGCTGCATGAGGGTGAAACCCAGAACGCCACAATAGAAGGCCAAAGAACGCTCCAAATCCGCCACCTTCAGGTGCACATGACCAATGCGAACTCCAGGATGGATGGGCCGAGTCGAGGGGTTGTTCATGCCTTCATCTTCCGATACGAAGCAGGAAATGATAATGCCTGTTTCTTGGTCTGAGCATGCCTTTCTTGGATCTCTTATCAGTCAATGCGAGTTCGGCGCGGTTAACGAGGGCAGTCCGCCTGCATGTGCGGCTGCGCTAGTTTTTGGAGTGAGACGTCTTTGCCTCGCGGATCATGAGAATTAGTTTTCCAGGCCGAAAGGCAAACCATTGGGAAATTGGTATTCAATCAAACTCGCTTGTGCGGTCTTGCGTTCAGCATGGTAAACATTCAGCACGTGTTCCTGAGATGCTTTTAGATACTCCATGGCTCGAGCACAGGCCTCGGACACTGCGTAACCATGTTCAACAACTCCACCAGGAATGACCAGGGGCGCATGGATATCCCACAGGCCATCATTCCACACGAGATAAATCATGCCATCTAAAGCCACCATCTCTCCATGAGGTATCGTGCCTCTAGAAACAACAAGGGTCTGCCCCAGCGCCCAATCCCGTCGCTGGGCATAAAAACCATGCCGATGTAAAATCTCAAGTGCATCGTCAAAGCTG
This window of the Prosthecobacter dejongeii genome carries:
- a CDS encoding 3'-5' exoribonuclease, which translates into the protein MSYIMVDIESDGPIPGDYSMICFGAVLVEPGLERTFYGQLRPISDKFIPEALAVSGFSREQTLTFPEPTEVMNAFADWIYHLDIDRPHFISDNNGFDWQFVNSYFHHFTGRNPFGFSSTNLGSLYKGMVKDTFQTFKHLRKTRHTHHPVDDAKGNAEALLTMKQQMDLKIRL
- a CDS encoding pirin family protein, with the translated sequence MKPIQRIHHSSAMHWVGNGFPVRSVFDYNGLGRELSPFLLMDYAAPTKFLPGREKRGVGAHPHKGFETVTIAYQGELEHRDSSGGGGKIGPGDVQWMTAGKGIIHEEFHSEAFTRQGGTLQMVQLWVNLRAKDKSNPARYQTLLQKDIPEIILPDQAGSLRVIAGQYQETTGAAQTFSPVNLWDIRLQAGKTVILPLPSGHTSAFILLAGEVLVNDEGQAREGDLVTFQRQGEHITVHARSEAHLLILDGEPLNEPVVGHGPFVMNSSAEIQNAFEEFQKGEMGHLPE
- a CDS encoding VOC family protein gives rise to the protein MNNPSTRPIHPGVRIGHVHLKVADLERSLAFYCGVLGFTLMQRYGKEAAFISAGGYHHHIGLNTWESRGGSPPPLGTTGLYHTAILYPTRAALADALRHLQQAGISLDGAADHGVSEALYLHDPDHNGVELYWDRPEREWPRNADGSLAMFTKALHLQDLLQQKD